One Scytonema millei VB511283 genomic window carries:
- the tmk gene encoding dTMP kinase encodes MNLPGKLIVFEGVEGSGKTTQIQATQSWLREILSSTTPKRDVIVTREPGGTQLGAKLRSLLLESRDEAPIFSTTELLLYAADRAQHVEETLKVAIASGTIILCDRYTDSTIAYQGYGRGLDLNLIHQLNAIATAGLESDLTIWLDLDVKVGLARTKGRGSNDRIEQEAIAFHRRVQQGYSELARQDPHRIVRVDASLSESEVRQQIQTILRQHLAEILR; translated from the coding sequence TTGAACTTACCAGGCAAACTGATTGTATTTGAAGGTGTTGAAGGTAGTGGCAAGACAACACAAATTCAAGCCACACAATCCTGGCTGCGGGAAATTTTAAGCTCTACGACTCCTAAGCGAGATGTCATCGTAACGAGGGAACCAGGGGGGACTCAATTAGGGGCAAAACTGCGCTCTTTGCTGCTGGAATCTAGAGATGAAGCACCCATATTCAGCACGACTGAATTGTTATTGTACGCCGCCGATCGCGCCCAGCATGTAGAAGAAACGCTCAAGGTCGCGATCGCCTCTGGCACGATTATCCTGTGCGATCGCTACACTGATTCCACAATTGCTTATCAAGGTTACGGTCGCGGTTTAGATTTAAATTTAATCCATCAACTCAATGCGATCGCCACTGCGGGACTGGAAAGCGACTTAACAATTTGGTTAGATCTCGATGTAAAAGTCGGTTTAGCGAGAACTAAAGGACGGGGAAGCAACGACCGCATCGAACAAGAGGCGATCGCTTTTCATCGTCGCGTTCAACAGGGATATTCAGAATTAGCTCGACAAGATCCACACCGCATTGTACGAGTTGATGCTAGCTTGAGTGAAAGCGAAGTTCGTCAACAGATTCAGACGATTTTGCGCCAACACTTAGCCGAAATACTGCGATGA
- the trpA gene encoding tryptophan synthase subunit alpha: protein MTAISECFKSLRDRQECALIPFITAGDPDLATTAEALRVLDAAGADLIELGVPYSDPLADGPTIQAAATRALQRGTKLEQVLEIVAAVKSDLRSPIILFTYYNPILYRGIESFFQQISQAGVAGLVIPDLPLEEAEYVLQVATQYGVEVILLVAPTSSAERIEAIAQHSQGFIYLVSVTGVTGIRTGLEARVQDLLHQIRQMSNKPIGIGFGISQPEHAAQVKQWGADAVIVGSAIVKRLAEGTPEQGLAAIAEFCRSLKAVIANK from the coding sequence ATGACTGCTATTTCCGAGTGTTTTAAGTCTTTGCGCGATCGCCAAGAGTGTGCCTTGATCCCATTTATTACAGCTGGCGATCCTGACTTAGCAACGACCGCTGAGGCACTACGGGTTTTGGATGCGGCAGGTGCAGATCTCATAGAGTTGGGCGTTCCCTACTCCGATCCACTGGCTGATGGACCTACGATTCAAGCAGCAGCTACCCGCGCTTTGCAACGGGGAACAAAGTTAGAGCAAGTATTGGAGATAGTCGCGGCTGTCAAGTCAGATTTGCGATCGCCAATTATTTTATTTACTTACTACAACCCGATTTTATACCGAGGAATCGAGTCGTTTTTTCAACAGATCTCTCAAGCAGGTGTAGCAGGATTAGTCATACCAGATTTGCCTCTAGAAGAGGCGGAATACGTGTTGCAGGTGGCTACTCAATACGGTGTAGAAGTCATACTATTAGTAGCTCCTACCAGCTCGGCAGAACGAATTGAGGCGATCGCACAGCATTCCCAAGGATTTATTTATTTGGTGAGCGTGACTGGCGTTACTGGGATCAGAACTGGATTAGAAGCACGAGTGCAGGACTTATTACACCAAATTCGGCAGATGAGCAATAAGCCAATAGGAATTGGCTTCGGCATTTCTCAGCCAGAACACGCAGCACAAGTAAAACAGTGGGGTGCAGATGCAGTCATTGTGGGTAGTGCCATAGTGAAGCGTCTAGCTGAAGGGACACCAGAGCAAGGACTCGCCGCGATCGCCGAATTCTGCCGCAGTCTCAAAGCTGTTATTGCTAACAAATAA
- a CDS encoding DUF3007 family protein, protein MRRIDAIGVTLGVFAAGGLAYIALKVAGLDNLEAGVWSQLLLVGGLIGWLLSYVFRVMGKKMTYHQQRSAYEEAFWQKKLDELSPEELEKLQAELEKEEKINS, encoded by the coding sequence ATGCGACGAATTGACGCGATCGGAGTGACTCTAGGAGTTTTTGCTGCTGGAGGCTTGGCATACATTGCCTTAAAAGTTGCTGGCTTAGATAATCTAGAAGCTGGTGTCTGGAGCCAGCTATTATTAGTAGGTGGTTTGATTGGATGGCTGCTAAGTTATGTCTTTCGCGTGATGGGGAAGAAGATGACCTATCACCAGCAGCGAAGCGCCTATGAAGAAGCTTTCTGGCAAAAAAAGTTAGACGAACTCTCACCAGAAGAACTGGAAAAGCTGCAAGCTGAATTGGAAAAAGAAGAAAAGATTAATTCGTAA